In the Solibacillus sp. FSL K6-1523 genome, one interval contains:
- a CDS encoding nucleotidyltransferase-like protein, whose amino-acid sequence MEHILRPIYQERASQPDTLGVILINKREDAPNTTDTFDAVLLIVVKDAEHPIFSKHYIYGDSKTVMHIITEERLRKWIFIGSNKRLVDWIFFGKIMFDRNEFLFKLRSELQEFPFFGRKLKTGIQFSKLIRRYQEGKELFESGHYLDSYNHVVALLHHLGRLSIIDSGLYPEVVVWSQVKRIEPAIYKLYEELILSNESLEKRLELLFLAGEFLINSRTNDGGQHILETMLEQPSWTIQELHNHPELSYYSTDLEVFVEYLIEKGLILVEPTIAKNEAIFHRNYYVDKQFVEREYGL is encoded by the coding sequence ATGGAGCATATTTTGCGACCAATATACCAAGAACGTGCAAGTCAACCTGATACACTAGGTGTTATTTTAATTAATAAACGTGAGGATGCACCAAATACGACAGATACATTTGATGCAGTTCTTCTTATTGTAGTAAAAGATGCAGAACATCCTATTTTTTCTAAGCACTATATATATGGTGATTCGAAAACAGTGATGCATATTATAACGGAAGAACGATTACGTAAATGGATTTTTATTGGTTCGAATAAGCGATTAGTTGATTGGATTTTCTTTGGTAAAATTATGTTTGATCGAAATGAGTTTTTATTTAAATTACGATCCGAGTTACAAGAGTTTCCGTTTTTCGGTCGAAAGTTAAAAACGGGTATTCAATTTTCGAAATTAATTCGTCGATATCAAGAAGGAAAAGAGTTATTCGAAAGTGGTCATTACTTAGATTCTTATAATCATGTCGTTGCACTACTCCATCATTTAGGTCGTTTATCGATAATTGATAGTGGCTTATATCCAGAAGTAGTCGTATGGTCTCAAGTGAAAAGAATTGAACCCGCAATATATAAGTTATATGAAGAATTGATTTTAAGTAATGAAAGTTTAGAAAAACGTTTAGAGCTTTTATTTCTTGCAGGAGAGTTTTTAATTAACTCAAGAACGAATGATGGTGGCCAACATATATTAGAAACAATGCTAGAACAACCGAGTTGGACAATTCAAGAATTGCATAATCATCCTGAATTAAGCTACTATTCAACAGACTTAGAAGTGTTTGTTGAATACTTAATTGAAAAGGGATTAATTCTTGTAGAACCGACCATTGCGAAGAATGAGGCTATTTTCCATAGAAATTACTACGTAGACAAGCAATTTGTTGAAAGAGAATATGGTTTATAG
- a CDS encoding YgzB family protein: MKKYNNKINKIRSFALALIFIGFVIMYGAIFFRENQILVLIFMSLGLLCIIGSTAVYGWIGLLSTRAVQVVCPECGKWTKVLGRVDLCMYCNEPLTLDPNLEGKEFDQSYNSKKSQ; encoded by the coding sequence ATGAAAAAGTATAACAATAAAATTAATAAAATTCGCTCCTTTGCATTAGCACTTATTTTTATCGGCTTCGTTATTATGTACGGCGCTATTTTCTTTAGAGAAAATCAAATTTTAGTATTAATATTTATGTCACTCGGTTTGCTTTGTATTATTGGAAGTACGGCAGTTTACGGATGGATTGGGCTGTTATCAACTCGCGCAGTGCAAGTTGTCTGTCCGGAATGTGGTAAATGGACTAAAGTTTTAGGTCGTGTAGATTTATGTATGTATTGTAATGAACCACTTACACTTGATCCAAATCTGGAAGGGAAAGAATTCGATCAAAGTTATAATAGTAAAAAGAGCCAATAA
- the perR gene encoding peroxide-responsive transcriptional repressor PerR gives MSELHLKDALDTLKSTGVRITPQRHAILEYLIQSMIHPTADDIYKALADKFPNMSVATVYNNLRVFREVGLVKELTYGDAASRFDFATGDHYHISCESCGKIVDFHYPGLNEVEQFAAHMTGFKVNSHRLEVYGTCPECVENGSKKTL, from the coding sequence ATGTCTGAACTGCATTTGAAAGATGCGCTGGACACGTTAAAGTCTACTGGTGTAAGAATTACTCCTCAGCGTCATGCGATTTTAGAGTATTTAATTCAAAGTATGATTCACCCTACTGCTGATGATATATACAAAGCACTTGCTGACAAGTTTCCGAATATGAGCGTTGCCACAGTATATAATAATTTACGCGTATTTCGTGAAGTGGGCTTAGTGAAGGAATTAACTTACGGTGACGCTGCAAGTCGATTCGATTTTGCAACGGGAGATCATTACCATATTAGCTGTGAAAGCTGTGGTAAAATTGTCGATTTCCATTACCCAGGGTTAAATGAGGTAGAACAATTTGCAGCACATATGACAGGCTTTAAAGTGAATTCACATCGTTTAGAAGTGTATGGTACTTGCCCAGAGTGTGTAGAAAATGGTTCAAAAAAGACTTTATAA
- a CDS encoding D-2-hydroxyacid dehydrogenase, with the protein MMVYFTFEPREDLKAPLIAQFPQVDFKFDSKLDVANLREAQILVTYGEDLTEQLVDEAQNLEWIFVASAGVEKMPAAAIAKSDILVSNVRGIHKKPMTESILAHILALKRGLPFIYEQQSKGQWNKKTTLSELNGSTALIIGPGAIGSEIGRILQAFDVYTIGCNRSGEAAPYMDETHLLGDMAQYLPKADIIISMLPSTKYTKHLLGYEHFKLMKESAIFMNFGRGDLVDTNVLVQVMKEQLIAHAVLDVYEIEPLPANSPLWACENVTLSPHFSSHSSRYVERGLEIFKPSLEQWLNGERNLENKMNLLRGY; encoded by the coding sequence GTGATGGTTTATTTCACATTTGAACCGAGGGAAGATTTAAAAGCGCCGTTAATCGCGCAGTTTCCACAAGTAGATTTTAAATTTGATTCAAAATTAGATGTAGCTAATTTGCGAGAGGCGCAAATTTTAGTAACGTATGGTGAGGATTTAACGGAGCAATTGGTCGACGAGGCGCAAAATTTGGAGTGGATTTTCGTAGCTTCGGCAGGGGTTGAAAAAATGCCAGCAGCAGCGATTGCCAAAAGTGACATTTTAGTTTCTAACGTGCGCGGCATCCATAAAAAGCCGATGACAGAATCTATTTTGGCACATATTTTAGCATTAAAGCGTGGCCTGCCATTTATTTATGAACAGCAGTCGAAAGGTCAGTGGAATAAAAAAACGACTTTGTCAGAGTTAAATGGGAGTACGGCATTGATTATTGGACCTGGAGCGATTGGTAGTGAAATCGGTCGTATTCTACAAGCATTTGATGTTTACACAATTGGTTGCAACCGTTCAGGGGAAGCAGCACCTTATATGGATGAAACACACTTATTAGGGGATATGGCACAATATTTGCCGAAAGCGGATATTATTATTTCAATGCTCCCATCAACAAAATATACGAAGCATTTATTAGGATATGAACATTTCAAATTAATGAAGGAATCAGCCATTTTTATGAATTTTGGCAGAGGTGATTTAGTTGATACAAATGTGTTAGTGCAAGTGATGAAAGAACAGCTAATAGCCCATGCAGTATTAGATGTATACGAAATTGAACCATTACCTGCAAATAGTCCACTTTGGGCATGCGAAAATGTTACATTATCACCACATTTCTCAAGTCATTCTTCTCGTTATGTGGAGCGCGGTTTAGAAATTTTTAAACCGAGCTTAGAGCAATGGTTAAACGGTGAGCGTAATTTAGAAAACAAAATGAATTTGCTGCGCGGTTACTAA
- the bcp gene encoding thioredoxin-dependent thiol peroxidase — MLLENQKAPSFSLVNEKGELIHLEDYKGKNVVLYFYPKDMTPGCTTEACDFLDAHEDFSNLNAVILGVSMDDASRHTKFIEKHGLPFSLLVDADHQIAESYGVWTLKKNFGKEYMGIERTTFLINEQGIVEKEWRKVRVKNHIEDVLNYLKHR; from the coding sequence ATGCTATTAGAAAATCAAAAGGCTCCTTCTTTTTCATTAGTTAATGAAAAGGGAGAGTTAATACATTTAGAGGATTATAAGGGGAAAAATGTAGTCCTTTATTTTTATCCAAAAGATATGACCCCTGGATGTACGACTGAAGCATGTGATTTCCTAGACGCGCATGAGGATTTTTCGAATCTTAATGCAGTCATTTTAGGAGTAAGCATGGATGATGCAAGTCGTCATACGAAATTTATTGAAAAACATGGGCTGCCATTTTCGTTATTAGTGGACGCGGATCACCAAATAGCAGAAAGTTACGGGGTATGGACGCTGAAGAAAAATTTCGGTAAAGAGTATATGGGGATTGAGCGAACAACTTTTTTAATTAATGAGCAGGGCATTGTTGAAAAAGAGTGGCGTAAAGTTCGAGTGAAAAATCATATTGAAGATGTGTTAAACTATTTAAAACATCGATAA
- a CDS encoding glutamate-1-semialdehyde 2,1-aminomutase produces MNHTKSEQLHEEALKHIVGGVNSPSRSYKAVGGGAPVFMTRGKGAYFWDVDGNRYIDYLAAYGPIVTGHGHPHIAKAIASAAETGVLFGTPTEHEITFAKMLKEAIPTLDKVRFNNSGTEAVMTTVRVARAYTGRTKIIKFAGCYHGHFDQVLVAAGSGPATLGSPDSAGVPENVATEVITVPFNNAEEFTLTMEKWGAQIAAILIEPIVGNFGIVEPNKDFLEHVHALAKEYGALTIHDEVITAFRFHYGAAHTMLGLTPDLVALGKVIGGGLPIGAYGGRLEVMNTVAPLGPAYQAGTMAGNPASMQAGIACLEVLQQPGIYEEMDRLGALLEAGILEAAVKYNVTITVNRLKGALAVYFTDEKVENYEQAENTDGEKFGRFFKLLISQGVNLAPSKYEAWFLTTEHTEADINETIQAVNYAFSKL; encoded by the coding sequence ATGAATCACACGAAATCTGAACAACTTCATGAAGAAGCATTAAAACATATTGTTGGAGGCGTTAATAGTCCTTCGCGTTCGTATAAAGCAGTTGGCGGTGGTGCCCCTGTATTCATGACTCGCGGAAAAGGCGCATATTTTTGGGATGTAGATGGCAATCGTTATATTGACTACTTAGCTGCATACGGACCTATCGTAACAGGTCATGGTCACCCACATATCGCAAAAGCGATTGCAAGCGCAGCCGAAACAGGTGTATTATTCGGGACGCCAACAGAACATGAAATTACTTTCGCTAAAATGTTAAAAGAAGCGATTCCTACATTAGATAAAGTTCGCTTCAATAACTCAGGAACAGAAGCTGTTATGACGACAGTACGTGTTGCACGTGCTTATACAGGTCGCACTAAAATTATTAAATTTGCGGGTTGTTATCACGGTCACTTCGACCAAGTATTAGTTGCAGCTGGTTCTGGTCCCGCTACACTTGGTTCTCCAGATTCAGCAGGTGTTCCAGAAAATGTCGCTACAGAAGTCATTACTGTACCTTTTAATAATGCAGAAGAATTCACGCTTACAATGGAAAAATGGGGAGCACAAATTGCCGCTATTTTAATCGAGCCAATCGTAGGGAATTTCGGGATTGTTGAACCAAACAAAGACTTCCTTGAACATGTACACGCGTTAGCAAAAGAATACGGTGCATTGACAATTCACGATGAAGTCATTACCGCATTCCGTTTCCACTATGGTGCAGCACATACAATGTTAGGATTAACACCTGACTTGGTAGCACTTGGAAAAGTAATCGGTGGTGGTTTACCAATCGGTGCATACGGCGGTCGTCTAGAAGTGATGAATACCGTCGCTCCACTTGGACCAGCTTATCAAGCAGGCACTATGGCTGGTAACCCTGCAAGTATGCAAGCAGGTATTGCGTGTTTAGAAGTTTTACAACAACCTGGGATTTATGAGGAAATGGATCGTTTAGGTGCATTACTTGAAGCGGGTATTTTAGAGGCAGCAGTAAAATATAATGTAACAATTACTGTAAATCGTCTTAAAGGTGCTTTAGCGGTATACTTTACCGATGAAAAAGTAGAAAATTATGAGCAAGCTGAAAATACAGACGGCGAAAAATTCGGACGTTTCTTCAAGCTCCTGATTTCTCAAGGTGTTAACTTAGCCCCTTCAAAGTATGAGGCTTGGTTCTTAACGACTGAACATACAGAGGCAGATATTAACGAAACAATTCAAGCTGTCAATTATGCATTTTCAAAATTATAA
- a CDS encoding aromatic acid exporter family protein gives MKLGARVLKTGVAIVFALFLAELLKVPSPVFAGIAAVFAIQPSIYRSYLTILEQIQGNLIGAVIAVCFGLIFGHHIVAIGIAAIIVIGLMMKLKLEKSISLALVTVIAIMEVPGDEFLMFGLIRFGTVMLGVFAAFIVNLIFLPPKYEVKLFKNINSVQDDIIRWTRLAVRQASEHVSTKITITKLKSRLNELNTMYDFFKEDRSYVKKQQFAKARKLVVYRQMILTSKKSYELLIRLHKHENELGKLPKQFQFIIQDRLDFLLTYHEQLLLKYTGKLRPEHSKWTRHEEYLQGAELMERFIQQIASAQEEATEDEQFSSYHLLYILSRILDYEENLEHLDTLIVSYRNHHSKEINIDLESDFY, from the coding sequence ATGAAATTAGGTGCACGTGTTTTAAAAACGGGCGTTGCAATTGTATTTGCTCTATTTTTAGCAGAACTTTTAAAAGTTCCCTCTCCTGTATTTGCTGGGATTGCTGCGGTATTCGCCATACAGCCATCCATTTATCGCTCTTATCTTACAATTTTAGAGCAAATTCAAGGTAACTTAATTGGTGCGGTCATCGCTGTTTGTTTCGGACTAATTTTCGGTCATCACATCGTTGCAATTGGGATCGCTGCTATTATCGTTATCGGACTAATGATGAAACTAAAATTAGAGAAGTCCATTTCGCTAGCACTTGTAACAGTTATCGCCATTATGGAAGTCCCTGGAGATGAGTTTCTAATGTTCGGCTTAATTCGCTTCGGTACAGTCATGCTCGGAGTATTTGCAGCGTTCATCGTCAACTTAATCTTTTTACCTCCTAAATATGAAGTTAAATTATTTAAAAATATTAATTCTGTCCAAGATGATATTATTCGTTGGACTAGACTTGCTGTTCGTCAGGCAAGTGAACACGTATCAACAAAAATAACAATTACAAAATTAAAATCGCGTTTAAATGAATTAAATACGATGTATGATTTTTTCAAAGAAGATCGTAGCTACGTAAAGAAACAACAATTCGCAAAGGCGCGGAAACTTGTTGTGTATCGACAAATGATCCTAACATCTAAAAAAAGCTACGAATTACTAATACGACTACACAAACATGAAAATGAACTTGGTAAATTGCCGAAACAATTTCAATTTATCATTCAAGATCGTCTAGATTTTTTACTGACATATCATGAGCAATTATTATTAAAATATACTGGAAAGCTAAGACCAGAGCATTCGAAATGGACACGTCACGAAGAATATTTACAAGGTGCTGAATTAATGGAGCGATTCATCCAGCAAATCGCCTCCGCTCAGGAAGAGGCTACTGAGGATGAACAATTTTCAAGCTATCACTTACTTTACATTTTATCGCGGATTTTAGACTACGAAGAAAATTTAGAGCACCTAGATACGCTAATAGTTTCTTACCGCAACCATCATAGTAAAGAAATAAATATTGATTTAGAATCGGATTTTTATTAA
- a CDS encoding ABC transporter substrate-binding protein, with product MKKGKLYFLGLMLLLAMSVFLVACNSDDATSPNEDKNGTNTDGSTDSATKEEASPSIPQDLVFGRGADSVSLDPGIVTDGESFKVTQNLFETLINFGEQDTTINPGLAKSWEISDDGLTYTFELQEGVKFHDGTDFNAEAIIKNINRWKAGKEEDFYYFNSMFKVEGEDIIKDVVAQGDYTAVFTLSRTQAPFLKNLAMSPFGIASPTAFEATGDKFGDQPVGTGPFKFTEWKRNDSITIEKFEDYWQEGLPKLNKVIFRSMPDNSARLNALIVGEIDLADGINPSDGKTVEGNADLQLIERPSMNIGYLGLTNTRAPFDNKLVRQAVNYAIDKQGIVDAFFEGRAEVAVNPMPSSISGYNDAITGYPYDPEKAKALLKEAGYDGKEIELWAMPVPRPYMPDGAKVAEVIQKNLEDIGMKSKIVTFEWATYLDKAKDGEADAFMLGWTGDNGDADNFIYTLLDEDNIGSNNYAYYKNDEVHDLLIKAQSETDENVRNDLYKKAQEIIHDDAPWVPLAHSTPLLGAKSGVKGFKPHPTGSDKLLNVSME from the coding sequence TTGAAGAAAGGGAAATTGTATTTTTTAGGACTTATGTTGCTTTTAGCAATGTCAGTATTTTTAGTTGCGTGTAATTCAGATGACGCAACTTCTCCAAATGAAGATAAAAATGGAACAAATACGGATGGCAGTACGGATAGCGCTACAAAAGAAGAAGCAAGCCCTTCAATACCTCAAGATTTAGTATTTGGTCGTGGAGCAGACTCCGTATCACTTGACCCAGGTATTGTAACGGATGGGGAGTCGTTTAAAGTAACTCAAAATTTATTTGAAACATTAATTAATTTTGGAGAACAGGATACAACAATTAACCCAGGTCTTGCAAAATCTTGGGAAATTAGTGACGATGGTTTAACTTATACATTTGAATTACAAGAAGGTGTAAAGTTCCATGATGGCACAGACTTTAATGCAGAAGCTATAATAAAAAATATTAATCGCTGGAAAGCAGGAAAAGAAGAGGATTTCTACTACTTTAACTCTATGTTTAAAGTAGAAGGTGAAGATATTATTAAAGATGTTGTGGCACAAGGTGATTATACTGCAGTATTCACACTTTCTCGCACACAAGCTCCATTCTTAAAAAACTTAGCGATGAGCCCATTCGGTATTGCATCACCAACAGCATTCGAAGCAACAGGAGATAAGTTTGGTGATCAACCAGTTGGTACAGGGCCATTTAAATTTACAGAATGGAAACGAAATGACTCCATTACAATCGAAAAATTTGAAGACTATTGGCAAGAAGGTTTACCAAAATTAAATAAAGTAATTTTCCGCTCGATGCCAGATAACTCCGCTCGCTTAAATGCATTAATTGTTGGAGAAATCGATTTAGCGGACGGGATTAACCCTTCAGATGGTAAGACAGTTGAAGGGAATGCGGATTTACAATTAATTGAACGTCCATCGATGAATATTGGCTATTTAGGCTTAACAAATACGCGCGCCCCATTTGATAATAAGCTTGTACGACAAGCGGTGAACTATGCAATTGATAAACAAGGAATTGTTGATGCATTTTTTGAAGGACGTGCAGAAGTTGCAGTAAACCCGATGCCTTCATCAATTAGCGGTTATAATGATGCGATTACTGGTTATCCGTACGATCCAGAAAAGGCAAAAGCATTATTAAAAGAAGCGGGTTATGATGGCAAAGAAATTGAACTTTGGGCAATGCCAGTACCACGTCCATACATGCCAGATGGTGCTAAAGTTGCTGAAGTTATTCAAAAGAATTTAGAAGATATTGGAATGAAATCGAAAATCGTTACTTTTGAATGGGCAACGTATTTAGATAAAGCGAAAGACGGTGAGGCAGATGCGTTTATGCTTGGTTGGACAGGCGATAACGGAGATGCAGATAACTTTATTTACACATTATTAGATGAAGACAATATTGGAAGTAATAACTACGCGTACTATAAGAATGATGAAGTACATGATTTATTAATTAAAGCGCAATCTGAAACAGATGAAAATGTACGAAATGATTTATACAAAAAGGCGCAAGAAATTATTCACGATGATGCCCCGTGGGTACCACTTGCACATTCAACGCCATTACTTGGTGCAAAATCGGGTGTGAAAGGCTTCAAACCACATCCAACTGGCTCGGACAAATTATTAAACGTATCAATGGAGTAA
- a CDS encoding ABC transporter permease produces the protein MSELASKQIVAQEKVAGPWKEAWRSFKKSKAALFGLAIVTFFIILAFIGPLVAPSGMNDQLLSNKLQPPSAEHWFGTDDLGRDIFSRILYGARISLTVGFSAVLLSAIMGSFLGIIAGYYGRWIDTIISRIFDIMLAFPSILLAIAVVSILGPSLQNALIAIAIINVPTFGRLIRSRVLMIKQEEYIVAARAIGMKNSRILWKHILPNSMTPVIVQGTLAIATAIIEAAALGFLGLGAVAPQAEWGKMLADARVYFISAPWAMIFPGISIMLTVIGFNLMGDGLRDALDPKMKN, from the coding sequence ATGTCTGAACTAGCATCAAAGCAAATCGTTGCACAGGAAAAAGTTGCAGGTCCATGGAAAGAGGCTTGGCGGAGCTTTAAGAAAAGTAAAGCGGCTCTTTTCGGATTAGCGATTGTTACGTTCTTTATTATACTAGCGTTTATTGGTCCTCTAGTTGCACCATCTGGAATGAATGACCAATTATTATCAAACAAATTACAGCCACCATCCGCAGAACATTGGTTTGGAACGGATGATTTAGGACGCGATATTTTTTCGCGAATTTTATATGGGGCTCGCATTTCATTAACAGTTGGTTTTTCAGCAGTATTACTATCAGCTATAATGGGAAGTTTCCTAGGTATTATTGCGGGTTACTATGGTCGTTGGATTGATACAATCATTTCAAGAATTTTTGATATTATGCTCGCATTCCCAAGTATTTTACTTGCGATTGCAGTTGTGTCGATTTTAGGACCATCACTTCAAAATGCATTAATTGCGATTGCCATCATTAACGTACCTACATTTGGTCGGTTAATCCGTTCTCGTGTATTGATGATTAAACAAGAAGAGTATATTGTAGCGGCGAGAGCAATTGGTATGAAAAACTCACGCATATTGTGGAAACATATTTTACCAAACTCTATGACACCGGTTATTGTACAAGGTACATTAGCGATTGCTACAGCTATTATTGAAGCTGCTGCATTAGGGTTTTTAGGGTTAGGTGCAGTTGCGCCACAAGCAGAGTGGGGAAAAATGTTAGCTGATGCACGCGTTTACTTTATTAGCGCACCATGGGCAATGATTTTCCCAGGGATATCTATTATGTTAACGGTTATTGGCTTTAACTTAATGGGAGACGGTTTACGTGATGCCCTCGATCCGAAAATGAAAAACTAA
- a CDS encoding ABC transporter permease gives MLHYIGKRLLHLIPVLLGMTFVVFLIIRAIPGDPAQVILGQQATQEAMAALRAKLGLDNPWYVQYFDYLKGLLTGDLGESLRTAQPISSEVWPYLAATFELAIFAMILAVIIGMNAGIISAWFQNSWFDYVAMIIALIGVSMPIFWLGLLEQWVFSINLGWLPTSGREEVRDPINAITHFYLIDTLIQGRFDQFVVAFKHLILPGIALATIPTAIIARMTRSSMLEVMRSDYVRTARAKGQKMFIVIYKHALKNALIPVLTIIGLQLGMLLGGAILTETIFSWPGIGRYIYEAIGYRDYPVIQSGILIVAFIFVMINLIVDILYTVIDSRIKYN, from the coding sequence ATGCTTCACTACATAGGGAAAAGGCTTTTACACTTAATTCCGGTATTACTTGGGATGACGTTTGTTGTTTTCTTAATTATTCGTGCGATTCCGGGCGACCCGGCACAGGTAATTTTAGGGCAACAAGCAACTCAAGAGGCGATGGCCGCATTACGTGCAAAATTAGGTCTAGACAATCCTTGGTATGTGCAATATTTTGATTATTTAAAAGGTCTTCTTACAGGAGATTTAGGTGAGTCTTTAAGAACAGCGCAACCAATTTCGAGCGAGGTTTGGCCGTATTTAGCTGCGACATTCGAACTTGCAATTTTTGCAATGATTTTAGCAGTCATTATCGGTATGAACGCGGGGATTATTTCAGCTTGGTTCCAAAATTCTTGGTTTGACTATGTGGCAATGATTATCGCTTTAATCGGTGTTTCAATGCCTATCTTCTGGCTTGGATTATTGGAACAATGGGTTTTTAGTATTAACTTAGGCTGGCTTCCAACTTCAGGACGTGAAGAAGTTCGCGACCCAATAAATGCGATTACACATTTTTACTTAATTGATACGCTTATTCAAGGGCGTTTTGATCAATTTGTTGTAGCGTTTAAGCATTTAATTTTACCAGGTATAGCACTAGCAACAATACCAACTGCTATTATTGCACGTATGACACGTTCTTCAATGCTTGAAGTAATGCGCTCTGATTATGTTCGTACAGCTCGTGCAAAAGGGCAAAAAATGTTTATTGTTATTTATAAGCATGCACTGAAAAATGCATTAATTCCAGTATTAACAATTATCGGTTTACAGCTAGGAATGCTTTTAGGTGGAGCGATTTTAACAGAAACAATTTTCAGTTGGCCAGGAATCGGTCGTTATATTTATGAGGCGATCGGCTATCGTGACTATCCAGTAATTCAGTCGGGTATTCTAATCGTTGCGTTCATATTCGTAATGATCAATTTAATTGTTGATATATTATACACGGTTATTGATTCAAGAATTAAATACAACTAG
- a CDS encoding ABC transporter substrate-binding protein: MKNKFWSLGFMLVLVISVLAACGSNSDSGSSDKNSGDGESKEKEQVLVFGRGADSVGLDPAVIVDGESIKVTQNIYETLLNFNEEDTSVQPGLAKEWAVSEDGLTYTFTLEEGIKFHDGTDFNGEAVVKNFERWGSGEEDEFYYYTSMFKAEGENIIAKVEAPDEKTVVFTLSRPQAPFLKNIAMALFGIASPTAFEAAGDKFGENPVGTGPFKFVEWKRNNSITLEKNENYWKEGLPKLDKVIFRSIPDNSARLNDLVSGAIDLADGINPSDGLQIENNAALQLIERPSMNIGYLGLTVTRAPFDNKLVRQAVNHAIDKQAIVDAFYDGRADVAINPMPSSISGYNDEVKDYDYNPEKAKELLAEAGYDGKEIELWAMPVPRPYMPDGAKVAEVIQKNLADVGMKSKIVTFEWATYLEKASQGEADAFMLGWTGDNGDPDNFLYALLDRDTIGSNNYSYYDNPEVHDLLIKAQSEVDEAKRVELYKQAQVIIKDDAPWVPLAHSTPLLGASTSVKGYVPHPTGSESLENVSME; this comes from the coding sequence ATGAAGAACAAATTTTGGTCACTCGGATTTATGCTAGTACTAGTAATTTCAGTTTTAGCAGCATGTGGCAGTAACAGTGATTCAGGTTCATCTGATAAAAATTCAGGTGACGGCGAATCGAAAGAAAAAGAACAAGTATTAGTATTTGGCCGGGGAGCAGACTCTGTAGGACTTGATCCAGCAGTAATTGTTGACGGTGAGTCAATCAAAGTAACACAAAACATTTATGAAACTTTATTAAATTTCAATGAAGAAGATACATCCGTTCAACCTGGTTTAGCAAAAGAATGGGCGGTTTCTGAAGACGGTTTAACTTACACGTTTACGTTAGAAGAAGGTATTAAGTTCCATGATGGTACAGACTTTAACGGAGAAGCAGTAGTGAAAAACTTTGAACGTTGGGGCTCGGGCGAAGAAGACGAGTTCTATTACTACACTTCAATGTTTAAAGCAGAGGGCGAAAACATTATCGCTAAAGTAGAAGCTCCAGACGAAAAAACAGTTGTATTTACATTATCACGCCCACAAGCGCCATTCTTAAAAAATATTGCAATGGCACTTTTCGGTATCGCTTCACCAACTGCATTTGAAGCAGCAGGTGATAAATTTGGTGAAAATCCAGTAGGTACAGGTCCATTTAAATTTGTAGAATGGAAACGTAACAACTCAATTACGCTTGAAAAGAATGAAAACTACTGGAAAGAAGGATTACCAAAACTAGATAAAGTAATTTTCCGTTCAATTCCAGATAACTCAGCACGTTTAAATGATTTAGTATCAGGTGCAATCGATTTAGCAGATGGAATTAACCCATCTGATGGTTTACAAATTGAAAATAACGCTGCTTTACAATTAATCGAACGTCCATCAATGAACATTGGTTACTTAGGTTTAACAGTAACTCGTGCACCATTTGATAACAAATTAGTACGTCAAGCAGTAAACCATGCAATTGATAAACAAGCGATTGTTGATGCATTCTACGATGGTCGTGCTGATGTAGCAATCAACCCAATGCCATCTTCAATTTCAGGTTACAACGATGAAGTAAAAGACTATGATTACAATCCAGAAAAAGCAAAAGAATTATTAGCTGAAGCTGGTTATGACGGTAAAGAAATTGAACTATGGGCAATGCCAGTACCACGTCCATACATGCCAGACGGAGCAAAAGTTGCTGAAGTTATTCAAAAGAACTTAGCAGACGTTGGTATGAAATCGAAAATCGTTACATTTGAATGGGCTACTTATTTAGAAAAAGCTTCACAAGGTGAGGCAGATGCATTTATGTTAGGTTGGACTGGTGATAATGGTGACCCAGACAACTTCCTATATGCATTACTTGACCGCGATACAATTGGTTCAAATAACTATTCTTACTACGACAACCCAGAAGTGCATGACTTATTAATCAAAGCACAATCGGAAGTTGATGAAGCAAAACGCGTAGAACTTTACAAACAAGCACAAGTAATTATTAAAGACGATGCGCCGTGGGTACCATTAGCACACTCAACACCATTACTTGGTGCTTCTACATCTGTAAAGGGTTATGTACCACACCCAACAGGTTCTGAATCTTTAGAAAACGTTTCAATGGAATAG